cttattcttctctcctctctctctctctctctacccCCCTTTTTTAAGCTTTGTGGATTTGTGATgttgaagaggaaaaagaaggtgaagaagaagaaagggaagtCTCTACAGTTGACGAGCTGAGAAATTAGGTAGTGAACTCTTCTTTCTACCCTTCTGTTTgtttaatttcttcttttttctgttGCTTATTGTTAATATTTGAAAGGGAAAGCATGAGAGGGATAGTGAGATAGAGAGAGGAAGCTGAATTAGATATGAGAGGTTACGAAGGATTGCCTCTGATTTAGGGAAACTCTATCAATTTTGTTAAAAGGGGTTACTATCTTTTCTAGGGTTTTCCTCTGATTCTTGGGATTTCGTCTTTCTGTGTTGTTTCTCGTGATTTTCATAAAAACCCCCTTTTCGTTATGTCTTTCTTGTGCTTAAAGATAAGGAGTTTGGTctgatttataattttttttttttgggggggggggggggggtttcctttttctttccagGTTTTTCTGTGCATTTAAAGTTTCTTCTGGTTGATTCCGGCTCGTTGTATTTGTCTGGGGTTGGACAGAAAGGAATTCTAAAGAGGGAAATTGATGGGCCTATCAGATTTCCAAGTTCAAATTTCTCCTTATAATTGGTGGCTTGATCCAGTGTAGTTGACCAGATCTGAATGttcatttcatttttccctCACTTTTTTAGGCCTTCCACGTGTTGCTTCCCCTGACTTGGCTTCCTACTTTGGGTCTTATCAAGTTTCTTACGGATGGAAAATGGTTTGTTCAACCCCAACATTCACATTCCAAGATCATTCTTAATGACAGAAAAAGGCGGTGGATTAGTTGAAATATGACAGGTCTTGTTATTTTAGAGGGGTTAGGGGGTAACTTTTATCATTGCTTAGGTAGAGAATTTGATGGAGGAAATGTCCCCAGCGGTTGTGGTGCCATTTAGGGTAGGTAATTCAGTCTGTGATAACCCCAACATGGCAACCCCCATGGATATCACAAGACTTAAGCTAATGGCAGATACTGCTGGTTTGTTATCTGATTCTGTGACTAAGGCTTCTGATGACCTGACTGAAGTAGGTTCTGATGATTGTAAGAGTTCTAATGGGGAGGAAGAGGTTGGTATTACTACAGTTTCGGTTACGAATGACAAGTGCGAAGGAGTTCCATTGTCAGTTGTGTTATCTCAAAATAATAGCAGTTGGGTTGCGGAAAATGAGTCGATATCCCATGGAAGTGAGGAAGATGATTCTTTATCTTTAGAGGGCGATCACATTTATGATAGCTCTTGTTCGCATTCAGTGATTAGTGAGAATAGCAGTATTTGTGGTGATGATTTTTTAGGTTCTGAGGTATCTTCTTTTGAAGCATTTGATTCCATCAGCAATGCAAAGGACATTAGCAGCGTTGAGATTGCAGCTAAAGCCAATATTGAAGAGACTAATGTCGAAAGTCTTGACACTCAGATTGCGAGTTCTTCTTCTGCAGCAGCTAGCCTTGAAGAAGATGTTGGAGATGGGCTAGGCACTGAAGCATGTAATAACATGGTTCTTCAGCTTCCTCTTGAGAAAAGGGCAAGCGAACCAGTCGGTCGAAGTGTTTTTGAGGTAGATTGTGTTCCCCTTTGGGGATTTACGTCGGTCTGTGGAAGAAGACCCGAGATGGAAGATGCAGTGGCAACTGTACCGAGGTTTTCGGAACTTCCAGTCCAAATGCTTGTTGGTGACCGAGTTCTTGATGGCTCAAACAAGGCTATAGCTCACCAAACCGTTCATTTTTTTGGGGTTTATGATGGTCACGGTGGATCTCAGGTATGCGTACAAATTCCATTGGTCAGGTGAATGCGTTTCTTGTTTAAATTCCTCCTACCGTTCCATCATATGCAAGTCTTCTAACCATGCATACTGTTGTTTTAACTCAAATCTCTTAATATATATAGGTCGCAAATTTTTGTCGTGAACGTATGCATTTGGCTTTATCTGAGGAGATAGAATTGGCTAAGCAAGATATAGCTGTTGGCAATATGAAGGATAATTGCCAAGAGCTATGGAGAAAGGCATTCACCAAATGTTTTCTAAAAGTTGATGCTGAAATTGGAGGGGGAACTGGTGTTGAGCCTGTTGCGCCAGAAACTGTAGGCTCCACTGCTGTTGTTGCAATTATCTGTGCCTCTCACATTATTGTTGCAAACTGTGGAGACTCAAGAGCAGTTCTTTGTCGTGGGAAGGAGCCAATGGCATTGTCTGTGGATCATAAAGTACGTTCATGTTTGACGTTTCATTAGTGAACTTTCCATATTCTTGTGTTGTATTTTTCGTTTCTTCACCTTTGATTCCAATCCACTAATCTTCATGTGTTATAAATTCGTTGCTGTCTCCCAGCCAAACAGAGAAGATGAATATGAAAGGATTGAGGCCGCGGGAGGAAAGGTCATACAGTGGAACGGGCACCGTGTTTTTGGTGTTCTTGCAATGTCGAGATCCATTGGTATGTTTTGTCCTACACAAATTTTTAAGTCCAGTTTGCTAGTCATTTCAAATGATATGATGTCTCCGACAATCTCTTACTGCTTTGCCAAAGTAGTCTATAGTTGTAAATAAGCATACCCAGGGGACGTAAAGGAGAGTGTTCCAATGGTTCCAAGTCAAAGCATCTTTCCCATCAGACTTTTTATTGTTCGTCAAGATTCTAGGCTTGGCATTCTTGAGATGAGTCCACTAATTTATCACAAGTGGATGCCACTTTGGAGTTCCATTTCTTATTAAAGCGTGGAATATTGTATGTGGTGCTGTTCTGACAGTTTTTACTCTTATTAACCAAATAGTTTAGATTTCTAGTGAGTGAGGTGATAGATATGATTGGATATTGGGGCAGAATTTGTCATACTTTTTTATCTTTGTGCTTTTTGTAACCGTGCTTCTGAAGCCTTGCAACAGATCCTTTGTCTTAATCAAGCCTATGTCACTCCTCACCTCCTTTGGATTCTACATctacttttctctttttcttcttattttctttaaaaattttgaCTATCAGAATTCAGAAGCCATAGCCTTACGCTGTAGGAGAGATTTCATCCACCCAAGGCCATCGTTGGGGATATAGAAGGGCTTTAAGTTGTTAAGGTCTCTCTCGATAGCTTCTCTTGTTCACTTCAAGCCGTTGGTGTAATGACCCGTCAGCCCTTcagaaataaaaacataaaaaaagaaatggttGTGGGAACCGACGGTGACGTAGGTAACCGGGCCGATGCAGCCGGTTACCGGGAACTGCAAGGTCGTAAGGTTCCCAGGAAATGACGTTCCCTTTGTAAAGTTGACCTTTTGATAACTTATTAGAGTTGGCATGAAATGGATCATGAAAGAAGACGTATCTGATGAATGAATGATTCAATCCCCTCCCACGAAATCATATTGTCTTCCTCTTCAAATCAAGAGATACTTTTGGTTCCGTCGTGCGTGTAACAATTTAGTTGACATGTTGCATCAAAATGAGTTTGCCACTATGttgtatttttattattcaagATACAAACCATATCAAAATGAGCTGCTTAGACATCTCACGTGGTTGTGTGGTGCTGCTCATCTGCGTGGCTTGGCTTCTAGTTTCAATCATGTTCCTCCTCTCCCAGGTTTTAATCGTGTTCCGCTCATCTGTGCTGTGTTATGATGCATCATAAGAATTTGAACTTCTGAAATGTTAGGTTGTTCTGTGTGAAGTTTATCGACAAAC
This genomic window from Benincasa hispida cultivar B227 chromosome 4, ASM972705v1, whole genome shotgun sequence contains:
- the LOC120076663 gene encoding protein phosphatase 2C 53-like, with protein sequence MEEMSPAVVVPFRVGNSVCDNPNMATPMDITRLKLMADTAGLLSDSVTKASDDLTEVGSDDCKSSNGEEEVGITTVSVTNDKCEGVPLSVVLSQNNSSWVAENESISHGSEEDDSLSLEGDHIYDSSCSHSVISENSSICGDDFLGSEVSSFEAFDSISNAKDISSVEIAAKANIEETNVESLDTQIASSSSAAASLEEDVGDGLGTEACNNMVLQLPLEKRASEPVGRSVFEVDCVPLWGFTSVCGRRPEMEDAVATVPRFSELPVQMLVGDRVLDGSNKAIAHQTVHFFGVYDGHGGSQVANFCRERMHLALSEEIELAKQDIAVGNMKDNCQELWRKAFTKCFLKVDAEIGGGTGVEPVAPETVGSTAVVAIICASHIIVANCGDSRAVLCRGKEPMALSVDHKPNREDEYERIEAAGGKVIQWNGHRVFGVLAMSRSIGDRYLKPWIIPEPEVMFLPRAKDDECLVLASDGLWDVMTNEEVCDLARRRILLWHKKNGVSLPSERGLGIDPAAQAAAEYLSNRALQKGSKDNITVIVIDLKAQRKFKTKS